In Peromyscus maniculatus bairdii isolate BWxNUB_F1_BW_parent chromosome 9, HU_Pman_BW_mat_3.1, whole genome shotgun sequence, one genomic interval encodes:
- the Mapk1ip1l gene encoding MAPK-interacting and spindle-stabilizing protein-like isoform X2: MSDEFSLADALPEPSSAKTSAVSNTKAGQAPQGWPGSNPWNNPSAPPAVPSGLPPSAAAPSTVPFGPTPTGMTFWCSTNAWWPPLPLS; encoded by the exons atgtCAGATGAATTTTCG TTGGCAGATGCACTGCCTGAACCATCCTCTGCCAAAACGTCTGCTGTGAGCAATACAAAAGCTGGCCAGGCTCCTCAAGGCTGGCCAGGCTCCAACCCTTGGAATAACCCAAGTGCTCCACCTGCCGTGCCATCTGGACTCCCACCAAGTGCTGCAGCACCCTCCACTGTGCCTTTCGGACCAACACCAACAGGAAT GACCTTCTGGTGCTCCACCAATGCCTGGTGGCCCCCAT TACCATTAAGTTGA
- the Mapk1ip1l gene encoding MAPK-interacting and spindle-stabilizing protein-like isoform X1, whose protein sequence is MSDEFSLADALPEPSSAKTSAVSNTKAGQAPQGWPGSNPWNNPSAPPAVPSGLPPSAAAPSTVPFGPTPTGMYPSMPPTGLPPGPPAPFPPSGPSCPPPSGPYPAPTVPGPGPTGPYATPNMPLPELPRPYGAPTDPAGTLGPWGSMSSGPWAPGIGGQHPNMPYRSPGPYPTPPPPVSGAPPVPWGTVPPGAWGPPAPYPGPAGSYPTPGPHPVPNNPYQVPSGPSGAPPMPGGPHYH, encoded by the exons atgtCAGATGAATTTTCG TTGGCAGATGCACTGCCTGAACCATCCTCTGCCAAAACGTCTGCTGTGAGCAATACAAAAGCTGGCCAGGCTCCTCAAGGCTGGCCAGGCTCCAACCCTTGGAATAACCCAAGTGCTCCACCTGCCGTGCCATCTGGACTCCCACCAAGTGCTGCAGCACCCTCCACTGTGCCTTTCGGACCAACACCAACAGGAATGTATCCCTCCATGCCTCCAACCGGACTACCGCCAGGACCCCCAGcaccctttcctccttctggaCCATCATGTCCCCCACCTAGTGGTCCTTATCCAGCCCCTACTGTGCCAGGCCCTGGCCCCACAGGGCCATATGCTACGCCAAATATGCCCCTTCCGGAGCTACCTAGGCCATATGGTGCACCCACAGATCCAGCTGGTACTTTAGGTCCATGGGGATCCATGTCTTCTGGACCTTGGGCACCAGGAATTGGGGGGCAGCATCCTAATATGCCATATCGATCTCCAGGGCCAtatcccactcctcctcctccagtgtcAGGAGCACCGCCTGTTCCATGGGGCACTGTGCCACCGGGAGCCTGGGGACCACCAGCACCATATCCTGGCCCTGCAGGATCATATCCCACACCAGGACCCCATCCTGTTCCGAATAATCCTTACCAAGTGCCTTCAGGACCTTCTGGTGCTCCACCAATGCCTGGTGGCCCCCAT TACCATTAA